A segment of the Patescibacteria group bacterium genome:
TAATCTTTTCGATTTTTCTAATTGCTTTCTTGTCAGTTGCCAAACAGCCAAGACCATATACAGTATCAGTTGGGTAGACAATCACACTACCCTCCAAAAAAGCATTTGAAATAAATTCAATATCATTTTTAGAAATACTATCTAAATCAATTTCTTTTCTTAACATACTATATTAGTGATTTCATTACTTTGAGAGCTTCTGGCAAGAGTGGTTCAACTAATTTAGCAAAGAATAAAAGTATCGGGGTAATTTGGGAATTAACCAAAGATGCACCAAGCAAGCTATCAATGATAAAATATTTAGAACCTAAATATAGAACAAGACCAAGAATAACCCCCCCGAGGAAAAACCCAAGAATAGCACCTCCAAGTTTGTTGAATGATTTTAGGAAAGGAATAATTGTTAGCAGGTTAAATATCTTCTCCGCAACAGCAAAACCAAAACTTACTAGCTTGCTTATTAGTCCGTAGAGAATTATGAATGAGGCAATTTTACCTAAACCTTCATAAGAACCAAATAAGAAATCAAATGATTCATAAAAATCAACATAAAATCTAGAAGCCAGAAAAATTCCGACGATCATTCCAATAAAATTTCCTATCATGCGAATAAATCCAAAAAACAAACCATAGAAAACAAAGCCCGCCCAAG
Coding sequences within it:
- a CDS encoding CvpA family protein, with amino-acid sequence MSIFDTILLISWAGFVFYGLFFGFIRMIGNFIGMIVGIFLASRFYVDFYESFDFLFGSYEGLGKIASFIILYGLISKLVSFGFAVAEKIFNLLTIIPFLKSFNKLGGAILGFFLGGVILGLVLYLGSKYFIIDSLLGASLVNSQITPILLFFAKLVEPLLPEALKVMKSLI